The genome window CGGCGATTTCTTTTATTTTTTTGTATCCTGCGACTTTTAACTTGTTAGAAATAGCGGCGATCGCTAAACCAGAGGTACACCTTTACGAAACGGGAATCATTAGAATTACTAGACATCCCCAAATGGTGGGACAAATTCTCTGGTGTATAGCTCATACTCTGTGGATTGGGAGTAGTTTTACTTTAGTTACTTCTCTTGGTTTGATAGCACATCATATTTTTGGGGTGTGGCATGGGGATCGTCGTTTAAGCTTACGTTACGGTGAGAGTTTTTTAGCAGTTAAGGAAAGAACCTCGATTATCCCTTTTAAAGCGATTATAGAGGGAAAACAAAGTCTAAAATGGTCAGAATTTCTGCGACCTGCTTATCTTGGGGTGTTAGTATTTGTGCTATTATTATGGTATGCTCATCCCTGGCTGCTCCAAGCTACAAGTAAAATTTATTGGTAATAGTTTCAATTACCTTTACTACGCGATCCCAAATGATCTAGCATAATTAGTAAGTCCAGATAAAAATCCTTTTTTAAAAACCAGCTTATGCTTCTTTCAGTCACAGAAACAACTTTTGGTCAAGAAATTTTACAATCACCCCAACCCGTCTTAGTTCATTTCTGGGCCCCTTGGTGTGGTTTATGTCGTTTGATTAACCCTGTTTTAGCTAAATTTGAGACAGATTGGGAAGGTCAAATCAAAGTTATGGGTATCAATGCTGATGAAAACTTTAAATTAGCCAATTTTTATAAACTAACAACTCTTCCTACTCTTATCCTTTTTGATAAGGGAACAGTTATTAAAAGAATCGAAGGATTTCA of Gloeocapsa sp. DLM2.Bin57 contains these proteins:
- a CDS encoding thioredoxin, with amino-acid sequence MLLSVTETTFGQEILQSPQPVLVHFWAPWCGLCRLINPVLAKFETDWEGQIKVMGINADENFKLANFYKLTTLPTLILFDKGTVIKRIEGFQNREELSRLLNAAMLSKIAHSV